Proteins encoded in a region of the Candidatus Nitrosomarinus catalina genome:
- a CDS encoding ABC transporter ATP-binding protein produces MTKLEAKNIVKYFSHDSHKLTALGGVNLKIESGDFVCLVGPSGCGKSTFLRIVAGLEKPDDGQIIFDGHPVSETGPERIMVFQEGALFPWLKVQDNVEFGLKMAGISKEERAKISHRYLDMMQLTKFADSYTYQLSTGMKQRVAIARALVMDPDVLLMDEPFAALDAQTRDLLLVEMQLIWEKTKKTILFVTHNVAEAAVLGTKVAVFSNRPSIIKKEFKNDFPRPRTAEDESLTKFQQDILLELRPEVKKNIE; encoded by the coding sequence ATGACCAAATTAGAGGCAAAAAATATTGTAAAATATTTCAGCCATGATTCTCATAAACTAACCGCACTAGGAGGTGTAAATTTAAAAATTGAATCTGGTGATTTTGTATGTTTAGTTGGACCTTCGGGATGTGGAAAATCTACTTTTTTACGTATAGTTGCTGGATTGGAAAAACCTGATGATGGTCAAATAATTTTTGATGGTCATCCTGTTAGTGAAACCGGACCTGAAAGAATCATGGTCTTTCAAGAAGGTGCATTGTTTCCTTGGTTGAAGGTTCAAGACAATGTTGAATTTGGATTGAAAATGGCTGGAATTTCTAAAGAAGAACGTGCAAAAATATCTCACAGATATCTTGATATGATGCAATTAACAAAGTTCGCAGATTCATATACTTATCAACTTTCAACTGGAATGAAACAACGTGTAGCTATTGCTAGAGCTCTTGTAATGGATCCTGATGTTTTACTTATGGATGAACCTTTTGCAGCTCTTGATGCACAAACTCGGGATTTGTTATTAGTTGAAATGCAATTAATTTGGGAAAAAACAAAAAAAACTATTTTATTTGTTACACATAATGTTGCAGAAGCTGCAGTTCTTGGAACCAAAGTTGCAGTATTTAGTAATAGACCATCTATAATTAAAAAAGAATTTAAAAATGATTTTCCTAGACCTAGAACAGCTGAAGATGAATCATTGACAAAATTTCAACAAGATATTTTACTAGAATTGCGACCTGAGGTAAAGAAAAACATCGAGTGA
- a CDS encoding ABC transporter permease: MAKNFTPHRIAFYVGIIVLWQVIAMAGIWPDNIFPSPYEVAEDLFYGGADGSLFYGIATSMWRLSIGLAIAIAGGIVLGIFMARIEVINQTVGSLVLGLQSIPSIAWVPLGILWFGLTDGGIIFVTAIGAIFAVTINTYTGVKNIDPHFIEAARNMGAKGTQLVTSVLIPAAFPYMISGFKQGWAFAWRGVIGAEILFSFLGLGFLLNAGRSLNDVSQVIGIMVVIMLIGLIIDGVIFKRLENKVMSRWGLR, encoded by the coding sequence ATGGCAAAAAATTTTACTCCTCATAGAATTGCATTTTACGTTGGAATTATTGTTTTATGGCAAGTAATTGCTATGGCTGGAATATGGCCTGATAATATTTTTCCTTCACCATATGAAGTAGCTGAAGATTTGTTTTATGGTGGTGCAGATGGAAGTTTGTTTTATGGTATTGCTACTAGTATGTGGAGATTATCCATTGGATTGGCAATTGCAATAGCTGGTGGAATTGTTTTAGGAATTTTTATGGCACGAATCGAAGTAATTAATCAGACAGTAGGTTCCCTAGTTTTGGGATTGCAATCTATTCCTTCAATCGCTTGGGTACCCTTAGGTATTCTTTGGTTTGGTTTAACTGATGGTGGAATAATTTTTGTTACTGCTATTGGAGCCATTTTTGCTGTTACCATTAACACCTATACCGGAGTCAAGAATATTGATCCTCATTTTATCGAGGCTGCAAGAAATATGGGTGCTAAAGGAACTCAATTAGTTACTTCTGTGCTCATTCCTGCTGCTTTTCCGTACATGATTTCTGGATTTAAACAAGGTTGGGCTTTTGCATGGAGGGGCGTGATAGGAGCTGAAATTTTATTCTCCTTTTTGGGATTGGGATTTTTACTCAATGCTGGACGTTCACTCAATGATGTATCTCAAGTAATTGGAATAATGGTTGTCATTATGTTAATTGGTTTGATCATTGATGGAGTGATCTTCAAACGTTTAGAAAATAAAGTAATGTCTCGATGGGGATTACGATAA